The Desulfocurvus vexinensis DSM 17965 genome contains the following window.
GGCGGGCGGGGGACTGGCGCGCCGTGTACGCCCCGCGCAGCCGCGAGAGCCTGTGCGGCGACACCGAGCGCGAGCCGGTGCCCATGGTCCTGGAATTCGGCCAAGGCGCGCTGGGCCTGCGCTGGGGCGCGGGCCCGCCCGAGGCGCGCGTGCCCCTGGCAGGCACGGAATTTTCCACCCGGCCCCACCTGGCCTTCCTGGACGCGGGCCTGGCGGCCCTGCGCTGCGGGGTGTAGGCGCCGGGCGCCGTATCGCCCCGCGCCGTGGCATCCCCCGCATTTGACGCGCCGGGGTTTCGTGCTGATTCTTTGTTGTGGGCGCCGATGCGCCCCGGGAGAGAACCATGCACCCGAGAATGCTGCTCATTGCCCTGGCCCTGCTGGCGGCGGCCCCGTGCCTGCCCGGGGCCCGGGCCGCAGCCCAGGAGGCGGCCCCGCCCGCCCGGGAGAATGCCATGACGCAAAACGACAACGGCGCCGGGGGCGGCGCGGCCAGCCCCACCGCCCGGCCCGATCCGCAGCGGCTGCGCGAGACGCTGACCCCGCTGCAATTCCATGTGACCCAGGAGGGCGGCACCGAGGCGCCCTTCGAGAACCCCTACTGGGACGAGCACCGCCAGGGCATCTATGTGGACGTGGTGTCCGGGGAGCCGCTGTTCGCCTCCACGGACAAGTTCGACTCCGGCACCGGCTGGCCGAGCTTCACCCGCCCGCTGGCCCCCGGCGCCGTGACCAGCCACGAGGACCGCAGCCTGTGGGCCGTGCGCACCGAGGTCCGCAGCCGGGGTGCGGGCAGCCACCTGGGGCACGTCTTCGACGACGGCCCGGCGCCCACGGGCAAGCGCTACTGCATCAACTCCGCCGCCCTGCGCTTCATCCCCCGCGAGGACATGGAACGCGAGGGCTACGGCAGTTATCTGCACCTGTTCGAACCCTAGCGCGGGCCGGGGCCCGCAAACGCGAAGGGACGCCTCCCCCGGGGGAAGCGTCCCTTCTCGTGCTTCTGGCGCAAAGGCCGCGCGCGGCCTCAGGGGCATTCCCGGGGCTTGATGCAGGCCAAGGCCGCGTCGTAGTCCGGGAAGATGTTTTCCCGCCCCACCAGGGCCTCGGTGCCCATGCGCTCAAACACGGTCTGCACCCGGGGCTTGACCCCCGAAAGCACCACCCGGATACCCCGGGCCTGGGCCTGGCGGACCACCGTCTCCAAGGCCTCTGCGCCTGTGGCGTCGATGCTCGGCACCTGGCACATCCGCAGCACGAGGATGTCCGGCGCGTTGCGCGTGAAGCGGATCACGTCCATGAACCGCTGGGCCACGCCGAAGAACAGCGGCCCGCCGATCTCATAGACCAGCACGCGCGGGCAGCCCCGGGGCGCCGGGTCGCCCTGGGCTGCGGCCTCGGGCGCGGGCATGGGATGGATGTCCGCCAGCTCGACCATGCGCTTCATGAACAGCATGGCCGCCAGCACCACGCCGACCTCCACGGCCACGGTCAGGTCCACCAGCACCGTGAGCAGGAAGGTCGCCAGCAGGACCACGGAGTCGGACCGGGGGGCGTGCAACAGGCGCCGGAACCGCTGGGGTTCGCTCATGTCCCAGGCCACGAGCATCAGCACGGCGGCCAGGCTGGCCAGGGGGATGCGCGCGGCCAGGGGCGCACAAGCCAGGATGAAGAGCACCAGGGTCAGGGCGTGGACGATGCCCGCCAGGGGCGAGCGGGCCCCGGCGCGGATGTTGGTGGCCGTGCGGGCGATGGCCCCGGTGGCCGGGATGCCGCCGAAGAGCGCCGCGCCGATGTTGCCCAGGCCCTGGGCCACCAGCTCGGTGGAGGAATCGTGGCGGTCGCCGGTCATGCCGTCGGCCACCACGGCGGAGAGCAGCGATTCGATGCCCGCCAGCACGGCGATGGTCAGCGCGTCGGGCAGCA
Protein-coding sequences here:
- the msrB gene encoding peptide-methionine (R)-S-oxide reductase MsrB, producing the protein MHPRMLLIALALLAAAPCLPGARAAAQEAAPPARENAMTQNDNGAGGGAASPTARPDPQRLRETLTPLQFHVTQEGGTEAPFENPYWDEHRQGIYVDVVSGEPLFASTDKFDSGTGWPSFTRPLAPGAVTSHEDRSLWAVRTEVRSRGAGSHLGHVFDDGPAPTGKRYCINSAALRFIPREDMEREGYGSYLHLFEP
- a CDS encoding SulP family inorganic anion transporter — encoded protein: MPHGDTTDPRSDLVLFSSSPRLRAHAPALLKALRRGYTPASLRHDLMAGVTVGVVALPLSMAFAIASGTTPERGLFTAIVAGVIVALLGGSRYQISGPTGAFVIILAGIIARHGYEGLVLAALLAGGILVLMGLLGFGKLLQFIPYPVTTGFTTGIGVLIFSSQLKDFLGLAVAGAPAGFIETMHACLMALPTLHPATLALGAGSLVVMLLVRRFIPRIPAPMVGIVAATAAVWALGLDVQTIGSRFGGIPATLPQFSPPQLPAGDLAAAVRAVLPDALTIAVLAGIESLLSAVVADGMTGDRHDSSTELVAQGLGNIGAALFGGIPATGAIARTATNIRAGARSPLAGIVHALTLVLFILACAPLAARIPLASLAAVLMLVAWDMSEPQRFRRLLHAPRSDSVVLLATFLLTVLVDLTVAVEVGVVLAAMLFMKRMVELADIHPMPAPEAAAQGDPAPRGCPRVLVYEIGGPLFFGVAQRFMDVIRFTRNAPDILVLRMCQVPSIDATGAEALETVVRQAQARGIRVVLSGVKPRVQTVFERMGTEALVGRENIFPDYDAALACIKPRECP